The Polyangium spumosum region TGGAGCTCGAGCGCGTGCACCGCTCGATCGGCGCGCTCTTCCCGGGGCAACGAGACTTCGTGGAGTCGCTTTTCCTGCGAGGCGAGAAGCCAAGCGAAGGGACGAGCGAGGACGAGGCGACCGGGACGAACGAGGACGGGGAGGGGTGATCCGAGGGCACCACGCGGACGTGGTAGAAGTCGGACCATGATCGAGTCGCTCCGGCTCCAGAACTTCAAGGGCCACCGGGATACGACGATCGAGTTCGGTCGGCTCACGGTGCTCGTGGGGCCGAATGGGTCGGGGAAGACGAGTGTGCTGCAGGCGCTTGAGCTCCTGGGGCAAGTCGTACGGAATAAGATCGTCGACGTGTTCTCGGGCCCGTCAACCCCTGAGCTACTCGTGAGTCGTGAGCAGGAAGGGACCATGGGAATCCACGCCCATGGGTCGATGCATGGCAAGCCGTGGAAGCTTGCCGTCGACATCACTTCCGCGACGAAGTCTCCTCACATCTTGCTCATCGCCGACACGGGCAGGAAAAGGGGGCGCGCGACAAACCCGCAGTTTAGTTTTGCAGGCTTCGGGGGGGATCCCCTTTGGCCATGGCTCCAGTCCACAACGACCTTCCGCATTGATGCAGGCCAAGTGGCGGCTCCAGGATACAGCCGCGACGGCGTGAGCCGCGTCGACAAGAACGGCAAGAATACCGCTGCAGCCCTCGCGGCACTCAAGCTCTCGGATGACCCGGCCTTCGAGGAGATCGAGCGCAGGTTGTGCACACTGGTGCCCTCCCTCAAACGGATCCGCTTCCGGCAGGCTGTGACCAT contains the following coding sequences:
- a CDS encoding AAA family ATPase, which codes for MIESLRLQNFKGHRDTTIEFGRLTVLVGPNGSGKTSVLQALELLGQVVRNKIVDVFSGPSTPELLVSREQEGTMGIHAHGSMHGKPWKLAVDITSATKSPHILLIADTGRKRGRATNPQFSFAGFGGDPLWPWLQSTTTFRIDAGQVAAPGYSRDGVSRVDKNGKNTAAALAALKLSDDPAFEEIERRLCTLVPSLKRIRFRQAVTITEYETRTSPNQRVIDEQQVTGNEFVFDFRGAQGVPAVGASEGTLVLLGLLTALHTNAKSGLLLIDDIEHSLHPTAQVQLMQQLRGLLTQMPDLQIVATTHSPYILDGVDPSDVRVFYPRDDGTIVTKRLSDHPDAQRVKGMLSSGELWSAESEAWVLGEDAAQ